In the genome of Xanthomonas hortorum pv. pelargonii, the window GTGGCATTGGCAGTGTAGTCCGGCTGGCCGACCAGGTTGTCGAGCTTGCGCTCGCGCTGGGCCACGTTGCTGCCGCTGCCGACGCTGTAGGGCACATCCAGGCTGCCATCGAGCACCGCGAAGTTCGCACTGAAACCGACACCGCTCAGCCACGGCGCGAGCGGTGCCAGGGTGTTGACTATGCCGTTGAATTCCACCCCGCGGATGCGCGCCTTGGCGGCATTGGCCGGCGTGCTGATCAGCGCGTTGGCGTAGGTGGTGCCGTCGAAGGTGAAGCTGTCGGTGCGCGAGAGCGTAAAGATCTCGTCCTGGATGCGCTTGTCGAACACGGCCGTAGACGCGAACGCATCGAAATCGCCGGGCAGCCGCCATTCCAGCGACAGGTCCCGGTTATTGGACACGCGCGGCTTGATGTCCGGGTTGCCGATGGTGACGGTGACGCCTTGCGCATTCGGGTTGCCGGCATCGGCAGTGTTGACGAAGCCGATCGAGGTGCGCGCTGCATAGGCATCGTACGGCGGGCGACCGAGCGTGCGGCTGGCACCGGCGCGCAGGTCGAGTGCGTCGGTGAGGTGGTAAGTCATGATCGCCGAGGGCAGCAGATAGTCGTAGTCCGCATTGGTCGGATTATCGACATACACGTAGCGATTGGTGGCGGTGTCGAGCTGCCGCTGGCGGCCGACCGTGTTGAGCTTGGTGCTGTCGAAATGCAGGCCGCCCTGCACGTTGAAACGCTCGCTGCGATAGCTGACCAGGCCGTAGCTGCCGAAGGTTTTTTCGGTATGGGTGAAGTTGTCTTGATTGCTGAAAGCCTGCTGGTCGGTGCTGTTGAATGCGCTCAGCGGTGTCGCAGCCAACGCGCGATTGGCCTTGTCCGGATCGATGGTGAGCAGGTTCAGGCCGGCATAGCGCATCGGCGCCCTGCCGGTGCCTGCCACATCGGCCAGGCCGAACGCCGGCGCGCTGGTGTTGGGCTGATATTCGACCCGATAGATGTCGTAGGACGGTTTGTCGGTGGTGTACGACACGCCTGCCGCAAAGCCGATGCCCTGATCGCTTTCGCCCTGGTTGAAGCCGTAATCGAGCCGGCCGGTGAGGATGCGATCGGCCGCAGTGCGTTTATAGTCCGGGCGCCAGTACGACAGGCTGTAGTTGTCCAGGTTGTTGTAGGCCTGCGGCGATACCCCGAAGCGCTGATCGAAGCCGGAGGTGTCGTAATTGAACGCGTAGTTGGGCGTGGCATTGATGGTCACCCCACTGCCGGTCTGGCCCACCGGCACGGGCGCCGCGCGGGTGATGCCGGTGGCGTACTTGATCATGCGGATCGGCTCGTCGTAGGTCGCATCCGACCACGCACCGCGTGCAGAAAACTGCTGCCGATCGGTGGGCCGCCAGATCGTGCCCAACTGCGCCACCTTGGTGCGCGTGGTGACGATCTGGTTGGAATAGCCCACCTCGATATCGCCACCGGGATAGCTGCCGGAGGTGGCAGTCTGATTGAACACCTGGCCACGGTTGCGCGGGTCGATGAGGACCTCGTTGCGCTGCATGTTGTCCTTGAAATAGTAGTAGCCGGCCATCGCATAGGCTTCCAGCGCAGCACTGGGATGCACCTCGAACTTGCCAGTGACGCCATAACGGTCGCGCTGATTCTGCACGTACCAATACTTGTCCTGTTGCGGCACTGCCCAGCCATTGCCCAGGTTGGCACCGGTCTGCAGCACGCCGTTGTTGTCGTAGAACCCGTAGTGCACCGTGTCGGTGGTCATATGGGTTTCGGTGTAGCTGCTCAGCGTCTGGTAATTGGCCGACAGCGTGAAGCCGTATTGCTGCTCGCTACCGAAGGTGCGGCTGCCGGTGGCGTTCAAGCGATAGCCGGGGTCGTCCTGATCGCGCGGCTTGCCGACATCGTTGGCGTGGCCGAGCGCGGCTTCGGCGCTGAAGAAGGGCTTGCCGCCGTTTTCGAACGCGCTGCGCGTCTTGAGGTTGATCGCCCCGCCCGTGGCATTGGGATCCAGATCGGGCGTAAACGTCTTGACCACCTGCAACTCGCTGACCATCGACGCCGGCAACAAATCCAGACGCACGCCGCGGGTGATCGAGCCGAGCGTGCCGTTCGGCGTGCCGGGCGAGGCGATGGTCAGCCCATCGATGGTGACGTTGTTGTAAGACGGACCCAGGCCACGCAAGACCGGTGTGGCCGCTTCGTCGCGCGGGTGCTCGTTGTCGGTCGCCGGCAATACCGACAAACCGGGCACGCGGCGTAATGCTTCGACGATGGTGCTGTCTGGCAAGGCGCGCACATCGGTGGCGCTGATGACGTCGGTGATATTGGTTGCTGCGCGCTTGCTTTCCACCGCGGCGGCGTTGGCACGACGCACGCCGGTGACCTGCATGGCATCGAGGGTCTGCACACCGGTTTTGGTAGTGGGCGGTGCGTCGGCGTTGGTTACTTCGCCTTGTGCCGATGTTGCCGATGAAGGCGATGCAGCAGGATCTACGGAATCTGTAGATGCATCCGGCGACGATGGAGAACGTTGCTTTGCCGTCGCAACTTCAGCATCGGACGTGGTTGCCTCTTCAGTATTAGCCGTAGCTGTATCTCTAGGTGTAGGTGTAGGTGTAGGTGTAGGTGTAGGTGTAGGTGTAGGTGTAGGTGTAGGTGTAGGTGTAGGTGTAGGTGCAACTACACTCGCTGATGCGCTCGCAGTCGTAGCCATAGCTGCAGAAGACGTTTGAGCTGCGGCGTCGGCCGGCATCGCTGCACGCTCGTTGGCGCAGGCCTGCGAAGCTGGCGAACATGCCGCAATGGCCACGGCGAGAACGGACAAGTGCAAACGGTACGAATCGGAGCGCTGCATGGAATCCCGTAAGTCGCGCAGCAAGGACGCCGCGCCTGTAAGAAAGCACGCCACCGTAGCCAGTAAAAATGACCCTTGCGTGTCGCTTGCATCGCACTGAAAAGACACTGCGCAGTGATGTCTCCATATGCGAAGCAGCAGTTTTGCTGGCGTAGGAGCGCGCTTGCGCGCGATGAGGCTTCCCCGGTGATGCCAATCGCGCGCAAGCGCGCTCCTACGGCAGCCAGAGTGCATCCCAGAATGGATAATCGCCGACCCTTTCAACCAGTCCAGCGCGCAGCGGATTGGCGATAAGGTAGCGAGCCACGCTGCGCAGATCGTCTTCCTTGCGCAAGGCACGGTCGTGGTAGGCACGCGCCCAAACCGCCTCGCGCATCCCGCGTTGCCTGTTGACCGCACGCGTGCTGGCTGCCTTCATGCATGACACCGTTCGCGCCAGTGGCGTCACATCTCCCAACTGCACCAGCCAATGGACATGGTCCGGCATCAGTACCCAAGCAAGTAACGTGGCATCTTCCGGCAGCGCGGCGATGAATGCGCGGCACGCCGACGCGGCCAGCTGAAAATCGTCGAACACACGTCGCCGCTGGCAGGTTGTGACGGTGAGTAGATAGCAGCAATTTGCAAGCGAGCGCCGGCCGCGACGTAGCGCACGATGTCCTGGTGAAATAGAGCTGAGCATCGATACATTCTGGCCCACCCATGCAAACGCTTGCATCGGAGTCGGATGCTCGGGTCGGTGAGAAAACTCCCGAAACGTAGGAGCGCGCTTGCGCGCGATGGGGCATTACCGGGAAAGCCTCATCGCGCGCGAGCGCGCTCCTGCATTGATCTCCTACGGCTGCACCACCGTCATCGTCGCCGGCGTACTGCGCCCCACACCGCGCAGCTCCGGACGGTACATGTCCTCCACCAACGACGGCGGAACCGTGTACGTGCCCGGCGTGACTGCACGCACCAGGTAGTACACCTGCGCCTTGCTGCCCGAGGACAGCGACAGCGCGGCCACGTAGCGGTCGTCGCGGAACTCTTCGTGCTTGACGTCGGCAGCGCTGGAACGCTCGCTGATGCCGATGCCGTCCACCACCACATCGGCCCACTGCTTGGCATCGCCCAGATTGAAGTTCTCGATCTCCAGGCCGGCCGGCAACAGGTCGGTGAGCAACGCGTCCGGCATGCTGCTGTTGGCGGTGATGACCACCCGCACGATCAACGCTTCGCCCTCTTTGAGCGGACGCGGCGTCCACGGTTTGCCGTCGGTGGTGTACCAGCTGCGCTCCACGCTGAGGTTGCGCGTGTCCGGCTCCGGTGTGCTGCGCGGAATGCCGGCCACTTCCAGGCTGGCGTACATCGGTGCTTCGCCCTGCGGTGCGAACTGCACGCCGCGCGCCAATGCGGCGCTATCGAAACTACGCCCGAACAGGCGTGCCGGCGCAATTTCCTGCACCTCGCCGCCCACTGTCAGCGTGCCGGAGACCTGCTTGCCCTGCCCCACCATCAACGCCTTGCCCAAGCGCGCCAGCGCCACCTGCTCCTGCGTGCTCAGCCACAGCCACCCGGTGGCGCGACGTGCATCCAGCGCGCGGCCTAGCGCAACCGCACGGGTGTCGTACTCGGGCTTGGACAAGCCACGCTCGTGCAGCAGCGCCATCATCAACGCATCGTCGCGGATCGCACTGCCGTAATCGGCGAAGTACAGCGGACGCTCGCTGCTGTCCTTGGCGAACCCTGCCTTGATCGCCGCCTGCCCACGCTTGGTATCGCCCTGCAGCGACAACGCCGCACCCAGATGCACCAGCGACAAACCGGTCAGTGCCTTGTCGCGCTGGTTGTCGTACAGCGCGCGCAGCGTGCCCAGCGGGGCGCGGTTGACGCGTGCCAACACATACCCCGACCAGGCCTGATTGGCGAACTTCAGGCTATCGCGGCGATCCTGCCCGTAGAACTCGTTGCCACCGGACAGCAAATCTTCGCTGAGCCGATTAAGCGCTTTCTGCAGCACGTTGTCGGGCACTGCAAATCCGGCGTCCTTGGCGTCGAGCAGGAACTCGGCGATGTAAGGCGTCAGGCCCGGATTGACGTAGCCGTCGTCGCCCCACATCGAAAAATGCCCGCTGGCGATCTGCATCGAGGCCAGGCGACCGAACGCGCCTTCCATGCGCTCGCGGCGCGTGGCCGCATCCAGCCCCTTGGTGCCCAGCGCCTTGGCGGTGGCATCGTCGAGCAGCAGCGCCGCATAGCCCTTGCTGGTGGTCTGCTCGGCGCAGCCATACGGATACTCCAACGCCCCCTGCAAGGCGCTGGCGAACGGAATCGGCGGCAGCGGGCTGACCACCATGCGCGCGGTCACCGAGCCGGCCATCAGGCCATCGGCAAAGCCGCTGTCCAGGGTGATCGGCGCCAGCGGATCGAGCACGCGCGTCTGCGCACGCAACACCTGCGGCCAACCGGCACGCACCGGCAGGTCGTAGCTGCGGTCGGCCTTGAAGCCGTTGCCGTCCACACGCACGCGCACCTTGGCCACGCTATAGCCTTCGGTGGCGCTCAACGGGAAGCTCAGCGTCTGCTTGGCATCCACACCGAGCTTGACGCTGCGCGACGCCTCGGCGATGGCCAATGGGCCAACACCCTCTACGCGCACATTGAACTCGCCCGGCTTGCCGGTGAAGTTCTGCACGTCCAGCGTCACCGTGCTGCGGTCGCCCGGCGCCATCACGCGCGGCATGCTGGCCTCGGCCAGGATCGGCGCGCGCACCACGGTTTCCATCGCGTGATTGCCGAACCGCGTATCCGAATACACCAACGCCGAGACGCGCAGCGTGCCGTTGAAATCCGGCACCGGCAGTTGCACGCGCGCATTGCCCTTGGCATCGAGTTTTACCGAGCCGGAAAACAGGTCCACGGTCTGCACGCGCGCGGTCGGGCGCTTGGCTTGCGGCAAGGCTTCCAGGGCCATGTCGCCGCCGAACTTGAGCTTGCCGCTGGCGCCTTCGAAACTTTCGATCACCCGCCCATAGATATCGTAGGAATCGGTACCCAACCGGCGCTGCGCGAAGAACTGCGCGTTGGCATCGGGCACCGGGAAGCGGGTGATGTTGAGGATGCCCACGTCCACCGCAGAGATGGTCACGTGCGCAGCCTTGCCGGCCAACTCCGGCACGCTCACCGTCACCGGCAACGCCTGCTCGGGGCGCATCTGCTTAGGCGCAGCCAAGCCCACCGCCACACGCCGTGTCTTGCGATCCATCGGCACAAATGCCACACCCACCGCGCGCGCCGGGGTGATCTTGCTCGGCGCACTACCACCGCGAAATACCAGCGCGGTGACGTACACATCGTGGCGCTCCCAGCCTTCCGTCACCGGGATTTCGAAGGTGCTGCCCGGCTTGACGTCGATGTCCTGCACGTACAGCAGCTTGTCGCTTTCCACCAACAGCACGCCCTTACCGGCATGCGGCGGGGTAAGCGTGACGGTGAGCGTGTCGCCGGCGCGGTAGCCGGTCTTGTCCAGCGCCAGCTTGACCTTGTCCGGGCGCGCATCCAGACCGCGGTTTTCGTCGTTCCAGCTCCAGCCGGCACGGAACGGATAACGCGTGGTCAGGCCGGTGGCCGGGTCGAACACGTCCAGGCGGTACTCGCCCCACTCCACCGGCACATCAAGCTTGGCATTGCCGCTGCCGATGTCGAGCGTGCGCGTGTCCTTGTTCTCGAAGCGGCGGGTGAAGTCGTAATCCCAATGGTCGTCGGTGTAGTTCCAGTGGTAGTCGCGCAGCTCGCGCACCAGCGTGGCTTTCAGGCCCTTGGCCGGTTGCGGCTTGCCATCGGCATCCACGCGGGTGATTTCGAAGCGCGCATTGCCATTGGCATCGGCGCCGTCTTTGTCGTCGAACAAGGGGCGCACGCCGACCAGCGCCTTGGCCGGCCACAGCACGCGCTTGACGGTGCGGGTGACGGTGCGCCCGCCGGTTTCGTACACGCTGCCGGACACCACCGCCGCAATCGTGCTCACCGGCTTGGCTTCGGCGGGCAGCGCGATGTCTTCGCGCAATACGCCGTCGCTGCCGAACTCGGTGTCGATCACGTCCTTGGCTTCGCGCGGCAGCTCCAGCGTGGGATCGCCGAAGAACCAGCCCGGCAGGGACTCGAGCGGATGCTGTTCGACGCTGACCGCGAGCTTGGCAGTGAAGCGGTTGCCATCGGCCGGCGCGCCATACAGATAGGCGGCGTTGGCGACCAGCTTGAACGGCTGGCCGGCACTGAGGGTCTTTTGCGTGCTGTCCAGGTCCAGCTTCATGCGCTCGGGCAGGAACTCTTCCACGCGCACGGTCATGCCCTGCACGGCGTCCTTGCTGGCCGGATCGGTGCGGAATTCCACCTGCCAGCGCCCGGTCGGCGCATCCGCCGGAATCTGCTGGGTGAACTCGAAATAGCCCTGCTCGCCGGGCTGCAGTCTGGTTTCGCGGAAGGTCTTGCCGTCCGGCTGCTTGAGGCGCAGGAACACTGGCTGCGGCTTGGTCGGCTTGCCGTCGTTGTCGCGCAGGATCGCCGACACGCGCATGGTCTCGCCGGGGCGATACAGGTCGCGACCGGCCCAGGCAAATACATCGAACCACGCGCTTTGCCGCCCGGCCACCGCAAATTCGCTCAGATCCAGCGCCGGCTGGTTGAACGGCAGCACCGAGATATCGGTCTTGCTGCGCGCCGTCAGCACGTGACCGGCATCGAGCGTGTAGTTGAGCAGCGCGTTGCCGTTGCCGTCGGTGGCACCCTTGAGAAACAGCTCGCCCTTGGCATCGAGGATGCGCACTTCCACGTTCTTGATCGGCTCACCGCTCTGCAGCGAGGCGGTGTGCACGAACAGCTTGTCCTTGTACGCACGCGTGTGCAGGCCGATGTCGCTGACGGTGAAGAACGCGGTATCGAAACCATTATCGAAACTCCCGGCGCGCTTCATCACCGCGAAGTACAGGCCCGGCTCCTGCAGTTCCTTGATGTCCTGCGTGGGCAGGTAGGTCAGCACGCGCTCGTTCTGCTTGCCGCCAAGAATGAAACGATTGACGTAGACCGGGTCGGCCAGCTTGGACAGCGGTTCCTTGTCGCTGTACTCACTCTCCAGCTCCCAGCTGCCGCGACGACCGCCGCGCTGAAACTGCTGAAAGAACGCCGGCAGCGATTTCTCGCGCACGCGCAAAAATTCAACGTCCACCTCCGGTACGTTGACCGACACCACCGGCAGACCGCGGCTCTCGCGCGCCGGCAGCACGCTGCCTTGCGAAGCGAACCCGGCAACAGGCTTCAGCTCGCCGGTATAGACCTTTTGCTTGAGCGGCTTGCCCAGGCGGCTGCCATCGGCGGCCAGCAGGTTGGCGTCGATCAAGACCGTGTAGTCCTTGGCGGCTTCCACATACGGGTAGCGCAGCGTCTTGCCGTCGTCGGACAGCGACCAGCTGCTGTCGCCGGTGCCGACCTTTTCTTCGAAGCGCACCAGCGCATCGAACTCCTGGGTACCGACCAATGGCCGCGAGAATTCCAGCGCGAGCGACAGGCCGTCGCTGGTCTGGTCGGGATAGGCGCGCGCCAGCGCAAAGCCGGTAATGGCCTGCTTGTCGGCCTTGATCGCCTCGCCGCTGGCGGTGGGCAACTGGCCGCTTTCGTTGCGCTTGCACGCCACCCCGCCGATCGCCACGGTCAGCAACACCACCCACAGCAACATGCGCCGCGTGCCCGACCACTTCATCCCTGATTGCTGGCTGTCCATTCGTGCTACCCCATGACTGAGGACGCAAGTATAGCGATGCCGTTCACGTCACTGATGGCGGCGATGGCGGCGAGGCATGGACTTACCGATGGGCGGCGATCATGCGCCGCTAGGCAAGCGTTGCGATGGCACCGGCGCGCCCGACCTGCGGACGCAGTGGTTTTATTGGTCGCATCTTGTTGGATGCAGTCAAAAGTCCAAAGCAAAAAGCCTAGTCGGTCGAGGGCGCGATGCCCTCACCGCTCGCGGGACACGCCGTGAATCCGTCCATGGAGGCTCAGTGGCGGCATCCATGCCGCCACATGGTCCCGCAATCGGCGAGGACACCGCACCAGAGAGTTGACGGGTTGCTTTGTTGAAAAACATGCACACCGACCATCTCGACAGGTCCTTGCCCGCCCACCAGCGCGGGACCTTACGCGGCATGGATGCCGCGTAAGAGCCTACACGGACGTACTTGCGGCGTGTCCTGCGATGGTGGGCGGGCAAGGGCCCTGCAGCCAAGTGGAAGATCAACCGCTCTGCAACTGATCTATCCGCGCTAAGCAATCACTTCGACATGCTGAGACTTGAGTCGCAGCGCCGTTTAGATGCAGTCAGAAGCTCAGGTAAGAAACCTTGTCGGTCGAGTGTACGGTGCCCTCACCGCACAAGAGAATTCGTCGGTTGCTTTTGTTGAAGCTACGCAGACCGACCATCTCCACTGGTTCTTGCCCGCTCACCGTCGCGGGACCTTACGCGGCATGGATGCCGCGTAAGAGCCTACATGGACGTACTTGCGGCGTGTCCCGCGATGGTGGGCGGGCAAGGGCCCTGCAGCAAAGTCGCAGCTCAGCGGCCCTGCAACGGACCGGCGTGAAGTCGTTTTGTTCGCCGCTCTTAGTGCAACTGCAACAACGTACGCATGTACATGTCGATCAACGCCGCCTTGTCCGCACGCAGGCAGGCCTGCACGTTCGGTATGCCAGCGCCTTCGCGGGTGTACCCCTGCGCATCGACCTCCAGATGCAATGGCGTGGTCGGGCACAGCGCGGGGCGCAGCAGCCAGGCCACCGGCACCGCGTCGAACAAGGTAGGCGTTGCACTGGCCCAGGGCTGGTCGGTATTGCGCCACTGGTAGTACAGCTGAGTGAGCGCATCGGTAAGCGCATCGCCATGTGCAAACAAGGCGATGCGCTCGGGTTCTTCCAGCGTGATCTGGGTGGCGTCCAAGGGCAGCAACACAATCGGCACGCCTGCCGAGAACACGCGCTGCGCAGCGGCCACATCGGAGAGGATGTTGTACTCCGGTGCCGGCGCACTGGCCAGGCGATACGCCGACTTGCCATAGCCCACGCGTACCGAGCCGCCCATCGCCACCATGCGCTTGAGCTTGGCAAAGCCGGCCGGGTCGCGCTGCTGCGCCAATGCGGCGTCGGTCATCGGCCCCAACACCAGCAAGGTCACCTGACCGGGATGCTGGCGAGCCTGCTGCAGGATCATCGCCGCCGCATCCGGCAGCTTGCCTGGCAACTGTCCCTTGGCCGCCCAACGCGCCTGGCTGAAGGCAATCGTGCTGGTGGTACGCGCGCCCACCGCCAACGGAACCTCGCTCCGCCCGGCCTGCTGCAACAGGCGCTGCAACAACTGCGCACGCAAGCTGGTATCGCCCCAGGCCGATGCGATGCCCAGCACGCGCAACTGCGGGCTACGCAACAACAGCCCCAACGCAAACGCATCGTCGATGTCGTCGCCGATATCGGTGGAGACCACCAGCAACTCGGTGGATGTGGGCGTTGGCGCTGCCTGCGCTGCACTCGCCGCAGGCGTCTGCGCCCACGCCACTGTCGACGCACACCACAGCCCCACCACCCACCACGTATTTCGACATATCCGCTGCATGCATCTGCTCCTGCCGCCATAAAAAAACCGCCGGCATCATCGCCGGCGGTTCAAGAGTGCTACACCACAACGCCGATCAGAAATTGGCGCGGAATTGCGCACCGACGATGCGCGGATCGTTGATGAAGCCGGTGAGGTTGTTGAAGTCGATCGCACCGGTCACGCGGATCTGGTTGGTGCAGTTGCGGCAGAACACCGACAACTCGTACGCACCCGCGCCCCAGTTGTAGCCGATCTTGGCGCCGCCTTCGACCAGCGGCTGGCCGGTGAACTCCTTGGAGTCGTACAGGAAGAAGTTCACTTCGCTGCGGTAGGACCAGTCGGTGTAGAAGAACAGCTCGCCGTCGTTGCCCATCGGGATGCCGTAACGCAGCGTGGCATTGGCCATCCACTTGGCAGCCTGCGGCAGATCATTACCATCGATCAGCGCATTGCCGGCGGCATTGAGCGGGTCGGTCACGGTGCAGGTGCGGCACACGCCCACCGACAGGCTCGGGTCGTCGATGCGGGTCCAGTTGTAGGCGCCACCGGCGGTGACGCGCAGGTTCTGGGTGATCAGCGCTTCGACGTCGAACTCGGCGCCGCGCGCCTTGGTCTTGTCGGCGTTGAGCAGACGCACGTCGTTGGAGACGCCACCCACCGCGGTGAGCTGCTGATTCTTGACGCGGAAATCGTAGATGTCGAAGCTCAGACGTGCGCGGTTGTCGAACAGATCCGACTTGATGCCGATCTCGAACGAATCCACCGTTTCCGGCTCGGCCACCGTCAGCGGCGCGGTGCCCGAGGGCACGCCGAAGCTGGCGCCGCGGAACCCGCGTGCGGCACGTGCATACAGGTTGACGTCGTCGTTGAGGGAGAAGGTTGCCGCCAGATCGCCGGTGACCTTGGAGTTGTCGGTCTCGCCGCTGGAGGGCTCGACCAGGGTGACGCGGTCCAGCGCCAGCACGTCGAAGGTCTTCTTGTCGTAGGTGTAGCGGATGCCGGCGCGCAGGTTCAGGCGGTCGGTTGCCGCGTAGTTCAACGAGCCGAACGCCGCCCACGAAGTGTTGCGCTGGCGGGTCAGCTGATAGCTGGCCAGGTCGCCGCCGCTGAAGGTGTTGTAGGTGTAATTTTCGCCTTCCACATCGTCGTGGAAGTAGTACAGGCCGGCCTGCCAGTTGAGCGGGCCCTCGTATTGCGATTCGGCACGCAGTTCCTGGCTGTACTGGTCCAGGCTCTTGATGCCGCCGGCGGTTTCCACCGGGAACGGAATCACGCCCGGGCCGGACGGCGGTGCGAACACCGCGCCGAAGCCGCCGTCGATATCGCCACGGCTGTAGTACTTGCCGATGCCTTCGTAGGCGGTGATCGAGTGCAGCGCGATATCGCCAAGATCCCAGGTCAGATTGGCGCTGCCGCCGTAGGTCTGCAGCTCCTGGTTGTTGGCGCCGTCGATGAAGGATTTTTCTTCGTCGAAGCCGTCCACCAACTGGTTGGTGCCGGGCTGGATGATGTTGGCGCGGAACAGGCGCGCGGTGCCGTCCAGGTGACGCGCATGCGCGTTGAACAAGGCGCTGAAATCGTCGCTGGCCTGATACAGCAGCTGCAGGCGCACGGCCGAGTCGGTATAGCCTTCCAGATCGCGGCCGTCGCTGTTTTCCACCCAGTCGTCGCGGCGCTGGCCCAGCGTGGACAGACGCGCCGCCCAATGCTCGCCCATCGCGATGCTCAGGCCGCTCTCCAGCGTCATCGTGCCGTAGGTGCCGTAAGACAGGCTGGCGTAGCCGTCATTGGCGCCGATGGTCGGCTTGACCGAATTGAACTTGACCACACCGGCCGGCGTATTGCGGCCGAACAGCGTGCCCTGCGGGCCGC includes:
- a CDS encoding TonB-dependent receptor, which gives rise to MSASRSLKISALAVAVASLLPFHAAAQQAPSDDGVVRLDAVKVTVERRSEDSKDVPVSASVLRPEFLDAISTSGSDIRVLAGKAPSLNIESSNGRVFPRVYIRGYGNTDFNTYASQPVSLIYDDVVQENAFLKGFPIFDLEGLEVLRGPQGTLFGRNTPAGVVKFNSVKPTIGANDGYASLSYGTYGTMTLESGLSIAMGEHWAARLSTLGQRRDDWVENSDGRDLEGYTDSAVRLQLLYQASDDFSALFNAHARHLDGTARLFRANIIQPGTNQLVDGFDEEKSFIDGANNQELQTYGGSANLTWDLGDIALHSITAYEGIGKYYSRGDIDGGFGAVFAPPSGPGVIPFPVETAGGIKSLDQYSQELRAESQYEGPLNWQAGLYYFHDDVEGENYTYNTFSGGDLASYQLTRQRNTSWAAFGSLNYAATDRLNLRAGIRYTYDKKTFDVLALDRVTLVEPSSGETDNSKVTGDLAATFSLNDDVNLYARAARGFRGASFGVPSGTAPLTVAEPETVDSFEIGIKSDLFDNRARLSFDIYDFRVKNQQLTAVGGVSNDVRLLNADKTKARGAEFDVEALITQNLRVTAGGAYNWTRIDDPSLSVGVCRTCTVTDPLNAAGNALIDGNDLPQAAKWMANATLRYGIPMGNDGELFFYTDWSYRSEVNFFLYDSKEFTGQPLVEGGAKIGYNWGAGAYELSVFCRNCTNQIRVTGAIDFNNLTGFINDPRIVGAQFRANF